A segment of the Myotis daubentonii chromosome 6, mMyoDau2.1, whole genome shotgun sequence genome:
AGGGCATCCCGAGATGTCCCCCGCCCCATCAGGTGGGCACACTTATCTCTGTCTCCTCTCATGTCCCttatttctcccttccctccatcctccataaataaataacttattttttctccttataaataatccccctccctgcctccagacAGCCACCTGCTCCAGACGTGTCtgctcccctccctgtccccgcCCTCCCTGTCCTCGAGGCCggtgcacagagcagagctctgGGTGGGAGCGTCCAGGCGCCCTGAGCGCAGTGGGATCTGGGCGGCTGGGGAGGGGACCCTGGGTGCTCAGGGAGCCTTCTTTGAAGCTCCAGGTGACATGAGCAGGGAGACTTGAGACTGCTGGAATGGTCACAGGCAAGGTGACCTTTGAGATGGTCAGGGTGGAGGCAAGATGGGGAGAAGGCcttgaaaccaattttttttctttctggaattttctacaGCGCGAAAGCTCCAAAGAAGACAGTACTGGGCCCGAGGAGCAGGTGGTCGATGCCGTCGGTGCTGGTGGAGAGCTGGTCGCCCCGGGTGAGCAGGAACACCGCGCCCTGGTACACCGAGCGCACCCAGGGCCCCTGCGGCCCGGGGCTCACGGACTTCTGAGCGCTGAGGAGGGACACGTGGGAGCGGTACTGGGCGGAGAAGAGCTGCACCTCGTGCGCCAGGTagatgggggcggggctggccgagGGGCAGCAGCCCTGCCCCGAGAAGACCACCTGGGAGTAGATGAAGTAGAGGCCGCTGGCGGGGACCAGCAGCGAGTTGTTGCGCAGGGCGAAGCCGTGGCGGAGGAAGGCGCGGTCCGTGCTCGCTCTCCAGCGCAGCGCGTGCCGGGCGCTGGGGTCTCCTAGGAAGAGCCAGAGGTGAGGGTCAGGGCCCCGAGGTCTCAATCCCTGAAGAAGCAGGTGCTGACCCAGGTTCCGGGGTGGTTGGGAGGACAGGGAGtgggagcctggggggggggggcgggggggaggtggagtAGAAGCTGTTGGGCCCTgaagggggcagcaggagggccagGGGCTGTCTGGGGGGATAGGGGCGGGGGTGTTTACCAACAAGGTGAGCAGCAGGTTTGAGGGTGCCTTGTGCGAAGTGCTTCTGGGGGTGCTGATGGGCAGTCTGCGCAGCTGAGAGGCCAACATCAGGGAGCCCCTAGGGGAGAGCAGAGTTGGGGGCTCTGGGGCCCAAGGTTCGGCTAGGCCACCCCTGCACCCCCTTCTCCTGCTGTCTCACCTGGGCGGCAGGtggcagggccagcagcagccccaggaggaggaggggggcgcCACGCCCCCTCCGCAGGGAGAGATGTCCCGGTGGTGGCATGGGAGACCTGCAGGGGGGAGACGtgagcgggcggggcgggcgcacTGCCAAGCCGGCCTCCTCCCCAGGCGACAGCCGCCAGGAGACGGGGTGACAGGCAGAGACGCAGTTGGGAACCGAGGTGAGcgagcaggagagacagagacgcggaagggaggtggggagcagaGCGGGATGGAGGCAGAAACAGAGGCTGCGACAGacagagacggagagagaggaacaaaccacagccccaggcccaggcccaggcaggaggcgcAGGCGGCGCTGGGGAGAGGCACGGAGGGGCGCGGGGAGATGGGGTGGCAGAGGCTCACCTGCTGTGCGCCCGGGGGGCCTTTATAGAGGaagcggcagcggcaggcggtTCTAGGCCTGCTGGGCCGGGGAAGCCCCCAGGGCTCAGAGGTGCTGCCTTTCAGCCGAAGGCAGGAAGGCTGAGGCCCCAGAGAACCGCAGGCTGCGCGGACGGCTGGGTTCTGGGAAAGGGTGTGGGGTCAGGGGACTTGTGGGCCGGGAGGGCCAGGGAGTGGGGTCAGGCTTAGGAGTTCCAGAAAAGGACGGTGAATtcggggagcccagggcagcagctgggtgtgggctggaggcctggctgCCTGGAGAGCGGTTACGTGTAACAGCTCGGCCTCTCTGGCTGCAGGCTTCTCTCTGGGCCCACCCCTCCTCTTGCACCCTGTCGGTCCCAAATGGCCCAGTCCCGTTGTCCCAGTGTGAGCTTTCATGTCAAGTTTCATATCAAAGAGCCTGGGACCCTTGTCTGCTGTCCTGGGAGACATgcacggccccccccccccccacacacacacacacacgatgccGCATCGCACACCCGGCCTTCCCTTCGGCCCCGCAGATCGGGTCTCCAGAACCCCCCACACCCCGCGCGGGATGGAGGGGTGTGGCAGCCGAGCCACCGGCCTGGAGCCTGCATTGGAGAGCCGGCCGCTGGCTCAGTGTGGGGGCCCAGCATCTCGGTGTTAGGATGTGAGGGGCTGCTCTCAGACAGCGGCCTGTTTGCAGCCACGCAGCACCACCCTCACACATTCCCAGGTCCCTCCGTTGGGGCCCTCCGAGGACAGCAGCCACTGTGACCTCTCACCATCGATCAGTTCTTCCTGCTTGTGAACGGCAGATAAATGAAACCACACGGAGTGCGCTCACTTGTGTGTGGTTTCTTCCGGCACCGCTGCGTGCGAGCGTCAGGACGGCGGTGAGGAGATGTCTGTTGTGTGAATAGACTCTAATTGATTTATCCATTCTTCTGCGGAGGGCCTTCGGGCTGTTCCTGGAATTGGCCAGCACGAAAAACATTGAACACTCTTGAACATGAGCCAGTTTTCACGTAGCTTCTAAGctgcaggtttttaaaaaagcgAGGTTTCTAAAGATGATTTTACTCATGTTTCATGAGACTGAGAACACAATCTCACTCTCACTAATGTCGTAGGTTTCCATTCGGAGATTTTGGAGGGActggtgctgagggtgggtgATGGCGGCGCAGCCCTCCTCCCTGGGCGCTGGGCGCTCTCCCCGGCACTGAGCCCCGGGGCGGGGTCCTGAGCTCGGTGACCTCCAGGGTGTGCACAGGGTGCCTTCCGCTCCCGCCGCAGCCTGCAGCGCTGCCTTTCCTGCCGTACAGTCTCATCgattatttctttttgttctcaTCCCATATACTTAGTGTTTTCTCTGTCccactaacatttactgagcatcttgCACAAGACCTTGAGAATACAGATGCGAAAGACAGGCTCCTGACCTCCGGGACCTCAAAATCCAGAGTGGGAGACAGGGAAGTAACTGGGACATGACAGTAGGTGTGACAGACCCATGATGGGGCGCTCACGGCAGCCCGCAGAAAAGCATGGCGCTTGGGGAGTGGGCTCCAGGCACTAGGCATCGAGGCAGAGAAGATGGTGAGGGGAGTTCAGACGGAGGGAGCCATGTGTGCAGAGGCAGGGCGTGTGCAGACGAGGTGCGCCTGGGTGCCGGCGGCAGGGGAAGGGAGCGTGGCCCGTAGCTGAGAGCTGTCCTGCGGTCTGAGACCACGGGAAGGCCTGCATTCCACTGTGATTGTGATGAGCCACCCAAACTGCTAAGTGAGCAGGACCCGCCCAGATGGGTACATTAGAAAGTCGAGTCTGGCAGCTACTTGGAAGTGGATTGGGGTGCGGGAgctggagggctggaggggaAACCGGAGTGTGCAGACCAGTCAGGAGGGTTCACAGTGACCCAGCAAGTGGGTGACAGGAGCCTGATTTCTACAGAGGCTGCAGCAGGAGAAAGGAGAGTTTCTAGGCAAAACCTACAGGCCCTGGTGGCTGAGCAGGAGTGATGGAGGAAGAGCAGTGGTCACAGACGCGCCTCTAAGTGTCGTGGTCTGCATTGCTGGGTTCTGCTCTTTTAACCGCACTGTCTTGGGTCACCGTTGGCTCCCCCGGGCTCCTGCCCCTTTCCTTTGCTCTGTGCCCAGCTTTCTCTGGGGTCCGTCCTTCTTCCTggtgtctctctgcctctctgatgGCAGGGGCTGATGGACAGAGACCGCCGCTCTAGAAAAGTATAAAAGGGCCTCGCAATTACcagtgagaaagagaaactgTGAGGTCAGAGAGAAGGCCCGAGCACTGATGGACAGAAAGGGGAAGGTGAGGCGTGGCGGGGAGGCGAGGGGGCAGTAAGGAGGAGGCAAGGCCGCGAGGCCGTCACGGGGGTGCTGTGCGGAAGGCACCTCTTCAGATGGGCCAATCTTGGTTTCAATCTTAGTTTCGAGGGAGGTTGTGTGAAATTTGGTTTCTTTCTTGGggtggccagcagctggcccgGGGCTTTCCCAAGGGGAGTGCTGGTGCCTGGAGCCTGTGCCCCCGCTGGGGCGTCTCACCGTGGTCTCGGCAGAGGCCAGGGGACTCTCCAAGGCTTCCAACCTGGCCGATGCGGCGCTCGCCTCAAACCTAAACTTGGCCTCAAATCAAAATGGGGATTTAATACCGACTTTGACTCTAACCCAAATTTAACCTCAACCTAAATCACAGCTCAAACCCAACCCTAACATCAAATCTAAACACATCTCAGTAAGTGAACCCCAAACAAACTGATTCTCTAAACTAACCCCACCTGGTCTCTAGAGCTAATCTTGAAACCAGCTGCCACCATGCCCAGCCCTATGGGTAAGTAAGCCTGACTCTAAGCGCAGACCCAGCCTGCGCCACAAGCTAGAGGGAGGTTTAGCCTGCTTCCCGCGGTTCCTCCTTCCTCCACGGAGTGGGCGCTCCCGCGGGCGGAGGGGCGCACTGGCGGCCAGTCAGACAGGCGGCTCCTGGAGCGCACAGCCCAGTGAGGGAGGCGCAGGACGCGCCGAGGCCAGGAGCACTGCGAGAGGCGGCCAGcggctgatcaggggcagggagcTCCGCTAGACAGGTCGGGAAGGGCCTCTCTGTAGGTGGCATTTAAGCTGAGGCCCAAATGCCAAGAGTGACCAGGTGAAGTTTGGACGAAAAGCATTCCAGGCAAAGGGGCCAGCTTCTGCAAAGTCCAGGAGGTGGGCGCCGGAGGGTGCGGAGGAACAGAAGGGAgctggtgtggctggagcagagaggaaggggaggggctgggagatgcagtgggagggggaggggagagcgccCAGACCAGGCACAGGGGGCAGGCGAGCAGGTGAAGCATCTGGGTTTAGTCAACCATGGGACGCTTTGGAGGATTCAGTGTGCGTGTgcgagacacagagagagacagagaaaggcgCAGTGAGGTGAGGTGGAGGTGACTggacttatgtttttaaaagatccctGTGGCCCCTCGGTGTAGACTGGATCGCAGGAGGCAGCACTGAGAGCAGGGACACCGGTTAGGAGGCAAGTGCTGCAATCCTGGAGagaagatggtggcagccatgaaaatggagaaaagcagGCAAATTTGGGATATATTTCAGGGACAGAATTGACAGGATGGATCAGATGGATGGCCAGGTGGGGGTGACGATGGGGAGACTGGGAGAGTGTAGGCTCCGGAGGTGGGAGGACCTGGAGCTTGAGGTTGGATTTGTCTGAATCTATTGGACAGGCGTCCAAGTGGAGATGTCACTTGGCAGTTGCTATGATCCTGGGCCGCACAGGCCAggtcagaggcagaggcagcactGGGCACTGTCCCTGAGGCGGGTGTGCCCTGTGCATCCCAGACCTGTCGGAgtcagaggcagaggcagcactGGGCACTGTCCCTGAGGCGGGTGTGCCCTGTGCATCCCAGACCCGTCGGAGTGTTTGTGTCTCATGATGGCTGTGCACCTTCCACTTCAATCACAAGCAGCAACCTCCTGCTTCCAGAGGCAAAGCCGTCCAGACTCGTCCCTGAATGCTCACCCACTCCACAAGGACACGTCCACCGACCCTCTCATTGTGTTCTGTGGGCTCCGTGTGTTCCAGTCctctcttttgtttctgaaaGCATCCTCTGGCACTTGCAACCTGGGTTTCTCCTACCAATGCTCCTTCTCTCATTGGTGAAGGCTGCCCTTTCTTCTACCCGtcaccaggggcaggggcaggggcaggggctggggcctgtcCACACGGCAGTCGTCCTCACCAACATCTCCACCATGCTCCTAACAACTGGTATGCCCCGCTGTTTTCCTCCATCTCACCCCCCACCGCCATCATAGAGACTTCAAAGCCACAAAGAGGAGGCTTGCGCTCCGGCCTCCGTGCTTCAGCTCTGGAATCACTCCCTACCTGATGTTCTACTAAGAAGACCTGGACGTCGTCATTTGGGTAAACGTAAGGGTCTCCCTCCCGAGTCTTTCTCCTCCGCAGCCAGGCGTGCCGgagtcctgcctcctgcccccgggCCTTCTGGCCTTCCCGGCTGGCCCGTCCACTGCAGGGATGTGGTCTCGGTGCTCCCACCGCCTCTTTGCTCTCACTTGGCGATGCCCTCACGCTTTCTGtttttactcctcacccgaggacatttcccattgatttctagagagtggaagagggggaggggcagagagaaacatcgatgtgagagggacacattgattggctgcctcttgcacgcgccccaaccagggcccgggcaggggaggagcctgcaaccaagtacgtgcccttgacgggatcGAACCCGGGCCCTTTGGTCCGGAGGCTGCCGCTCTGTGGACAGAGCCGAACCACCAGGGCGTGCTGTCATCCATGGTGCTGAGCGAAGGCCaccggacggacggacggacggacggacggacgcaCGGCTCCTGGCTGCTCCCTCTTCCCTTCACTGCGCTTGGCCTTCCCTTTCTCCCGACTCAGGGAAGCGCTCCTCCTGCCAAGGGGACCCTTTCTCCCTcttagttttctcttttcttgctcctcttcattttacaaattcatttttttttcttgaaaataaaaaaaattcttcccgacactctttctcccttccatctCTCACCTTCCTTTTCTGTGTGATGTCTCAAGAGACATCTCACCACCCTAACCAGCCACTTTTTCGGGAACTGGTAGaatttccctcatctgtaaaacctgTGGGTTGAACTAGAGACAATTCTTAGTTTCTTCCGTATTCGCCATTCTCTGACTTTGTACCCACTGCCTCCCTTTCCTCACCTCCTACTCATGCCTCAGCCCATGTAAGGTGACTTCtgcccctctggcaagtggaaaCTACCTTCTCAAAATCTGTAATCACCTCGTCCCTGAGCCTAAACCATCTTCTCAGCCCTCCCGGCCCGGCCTCTTTGAAGCACCAGAGGCGCCTCTCTCCGGCGGCTCCTCTCTGATCGTCCTCAGGCTCAGCGGCTCGCCCTCTCTTTGGGGATCCTGTCCACTCAGAGGAGTGACCCCCAAATCGATTCCTCTGGCCCAACACCCGGGGCTGCATCCCTGCTGGCGGCAAACCTCCACCTGCCGGGCCAGCGCCTCCCCCCGCACTCCCCAGTCCACGCCGCGCACCTCCCATGACTGCGTGGTTGTCCCGTGTACACGTGTAGTGTGTGTTTCAGTAGATGGCACGTGCTGAGGGCAGTGGCTTTATCTCACTTATGCCCACTGCCTAGCAGAGCACCTGGCTCCCATCGGCAGCTGGATAAAAATGTACTGACTGTCTGAAACGGACTCACCTTTCCCCACGGCCACGCACCTCCTTTGTTCAGGACATTATCACCTTTCCGATTCCCTAAGCTCAACACTTGGAGTCATCTAAGACTCCTCTTCCCCCACTGGTACCACCCGATCTGTGTCTTGTCTTGACATCCTTTGGAAGTTTATAAAGTCTTCCCTCTTTTGATACCACCTGCAGTATCGGGACCTACGGAGTAAGTACATGGAGCAAGTGAGCCCGATGAGGGTCCCATGCTCCCCAGCTGTGTGGCCCGAGCGTCACAGACGTGGACGAGCTCGGTCTCCTCATCTGCACGTGGAGACCCCCGCCCACTGGACGGCCGCTGGCAGGACTGCCGGAGTTAGGAAAGGGACCTGGTCATACATGGTAGGTGTTCCAACATCACCTTCTTCCCGCGGCGTGTGCACAGCAGGTCGCAGTGCCGCTGCCCCAGACGCAGCCCAGCCCTCTGCTGGCACCTCGGCATCCAGCGCCGCGCCCGCCGCCCACGCCTGCTCCCTCGCACCCGGGCTTCCTCGCCCGCACGCTCTTTTCCTCCACATACTCTGCTCTGGACGCCCGCCTCTGCTCAAGCCATTTCCCCGACCTCTGGTGCCCCCACTCGCAGCACACAGAAACGCTACCCATTGGCCAGCGCCAGCTCACATGTCCGCCCTCCTCAGGGTGCTTTTCTGCACCCACCCGCCGCCTTCCCCTCGGCTCACACTGCCGCCACTGGCGTCTCTCAGGCTACTTGCTGTGCGGCTGGGCAGTCCTTCAGGCCCTTTTCCTAACTCAACCCAGACCTGACTGGACCCCAAATCCCAAACAGACTTTCTTCCACCTCACCAGTCTCGTTCCCAACCCTGTTTCTCTGACTGAAACCCAGACACCTTCCCCGAGAACCGATTCCTGGCCCGTCTCCGGGGGACACGCGCTCTCCCACTTCACGGGAGGCAGATCCCCCCGGGATGCCTgggcccccccctgcccccacctggcgGACAGGAAGCGCTGCCTGGCCCAGGAGGTCAgaggaagcagggcctctgaggctATTTTTATCAGCCTAGGAAAAAGAGACACTGAAGCGGAAACCATGTGGTCAGAGAAAGTGAACAGCCCTCATCTCAGGGGAACCCCCAACAGGGCTGGGGGCCAGACACCAGGGAGGGACCCTGGAAAGAGGGGGGCCAGGGACAGGCCGTGTTGTGCTGTGGTTTATGTAACTTTTGCAAAGGGCCAGCGATGTGCTTAAAACCCGGAGGAAACCTGGATGGAGGAGCAGACTTGGACACCAGTTTCCTGACGCTCACCTGTCAGCTCCCAGTCGgacgtcacccccccccccccccaccaacctgaGCTCTTTGCATGCCACTTCCGAAGCCCCCAGCTGTGAGCGGAACCGGACGCCTGGGTTGCTCACAGCCCGTCTCTTCTCTGAATCACAGCAGCTTCCTCTCACAGCCCTTCCTCTTCCTGCCCCAACATCTGGCCGGTGCCTCAAGGCCTTGGGCCTCTTGCCTCTGTCTCCCCGGGGTCTCGTGCTCACCCCACATTCCCATGCCACGTTCGGAGgctgccccttccctcctccaaGGCCTCCCCTTCTACCCCGGGCTTCTCCTGCCCGCGCCCACGGAGACGGGGCTCCCCACCTGAGAGATAAGCTTTTGATGCATCAGCGCCCTGCAGCAGACACGTGCCCACGGCACCGGCCACCCTGCCCTTTCTTCTCACGTCACTGctgtgcctggggtggggggagggggtgggggtggccatgGGGTCGGTGCTGTCTAGTCCCACACCAGTCCAGGGGCTGAGAGCTGAGCATGAACAGCGGAAGGGGTGGCGCCCCGTCCTCCGCGGAACCCCgggccttctccctccaccctcagATGTTTCTCtggaggccaggcctggctgcccagcGATGGAACCCAGGCTTCATGGGGGCAGAAGCTATGGAGGGAGCTGAGGCTTGAGCTGTCGAACTAACTCAACGTGTTTGGAGGCTTTGGCTAGAAATACACGATAAAGATTTATTCACAGGTTTGCAAACTGGAAGCATAACTAGGCAAAACCCCAGAAGTGTCTCCGAGTAAGAAGGAAGTTAAGCGTTCTGGTACGAGTGCACTCTGGAGAACGGTCTGTCCTGCAGGCTTAGCCAGGACCCACCGTCCAGGAGGGCGCCGTCAGACCCAGGTGGTCTGGCCACACCGTGTCTGGGTGATGGATGTCAGGTCAAGGCGTAGTGAGGCCTCCAGGGGTCATCGGGGGCATTAGGGGGCGCCGACACAGGCCGGGAAAATTCCGAAGTTTACGCTCCCAGACTGGTTAAAATGAGCACAGAATCGCCGCCTCAGGCCTCAGCCAACTTGGCTTTAGTGGCTGAGCAGCTTGACTAGAGTGAGTCCATGCTGCTTCTTCACTCTCTGCGGGTGTGGGTCCCTGGTTGCCCAAGAACAGACAACCCAGGTTACATAATTTGGCTCTTTCCGCCTACTTCCCCTGGTCCTAATTTTAGCAACCGAAATTCCACTCCCACACAGGGCTCCTCCTGCATCCTGCTCCTGTCCCGACCTCTCACAACCTCCCCATGGCCCCCAGCTCCGCTGCCCCCCTTGGACCATTCAGTGACTCAGCAAAGGGAAAGCCCTGTCTGCTGGGGAGGCAGTGAGTGGGGAGGAGGATGTGGttctggggggggagggaaactAGTTTTGTTCCCTTTTTTGGGTGTTCACATTCATCTCTTGGGCCCCCAATTACCGAGGGGAGCCCGGCATAGGGAGAGAGTGAGACCGGAGGGCGCACTGGCCTGCTCAGGGCCAGCCTGGGAATGGGCCGGCAGGCCTCTAGCGTCCAGTGCAGGCCTGGCCGCGTGCGTGCGGGTCACAGGTGTGTAGAGCTGTGGGTTCGGCAGATGGGCGGGAAAGATGTCATGGGCGATGAAAACCACCGCAGTGGAAAAAGGCAGGGCCCTGGGAGACGTGGAACCAGGTCTTattaggaagtggcagagccaaggagCAGTGCTGGtggctgccctcccacccccgctcATCACAAGTTTCGCTCCCACCCCACATCCTCTGCTGCACAGTGCCTGGTCCTGCCTCGCCCTCGCCACCCCCACCTCTGATCATGCCTTCCTGCCGCCCCGTCTCTAAGGCTGCGTTCCCTGCAGCTCCGCCTGATGTCCCCGGGGTCACTTGAGGGCCTCTGCACGGCGATTCAGGGCCTGAGAAAGGGCCGTCACCGCTCCCATCACGCGGCCTAGCTCCCAGGTCTCAATCTGGCTCCCGAACCGCTGTAGGAAGCGGTCCGGGTGCCAGCGAACCTGCTGGACCCTCAAGTACCTCCTCAGAGCCTCTTGCTCCTCCAAGGGGGGACCCCTGGCCACCAGGGCTGCCGCCATGGCCTCCgggtcccctcccccagggcagggccagggcacgTCATTGAAGCGCCAGAggctgcccctccctgctcccctagGGGGCTGGGCCCTGTGAGCCTCCTGCGCCAGCTCCTGCGCCCGCCTGGCTCTGCTCTCCCGCAGTTCCTCCTCCTTGGCCCTGGCCCGCTCTTGGAAGAGTCTCCGCTCCTCCTCCTGCCGCCGCCAGCTGAGACTGGAGCCCTCAGTCCGGGCGGGCCGGCGGGCTCCCTTTGCCTTGCGCTGCTGCTGGCTCTTCTGGGCATGCTCCCGGGCCAGGCGATCTGACCAGGCGGAGAACGACTCTGGTTCCTGGGCCTCATGGGCAGCATAGtctgtttggggggggggggggggacaggggtggTCGGGGAGAGGCCATGAGAAGGTCACAGGGCAAGAGAAGCGGGCGGCACAGGGGACGCggttgggggggggtgcaggcaaagcagcagctgggaagggcagctgCTGGGGAACGGACCCCTCACCTTCCAGCCGGCCGGTGACCTCCTGCCACTCGTCCTCCAGCTCTCCCAGCAGCTTCTGCCTCCACTGGTGCTCCCTGGACGCctcgtcttcctcctcctcttcggcAGAATCCCAGGGGGGTCCCCAGCCCAGAATCTGCCAAGGGGTCTCCCCATCCTTGTTCTTTATTCCCATGGCAGAGGGACAGCGGCGCAGCAGCGGCAGGAAGAAGTCCGTGTAGGCTGttggtgggagggcagggggttAGCTGGGCCTCCTTGGCAGGGCGCATCTGGGGTCCTGCCGGCCACGCACACCCTCGTCTGCCCACCTAGacccgacacacacacactgacagtTTACCGCAGTTTAAAATATTCTGACCCGCGTCCCCATGAACTACTTTATGTTTTCCAGTCTGCCTCCAGCCGCCGGGCACCGTCAGAAACCTGACTATGGATTCCAGTTTTGGCTGGAAAATATTGTCACggcagcccagccggcgtggctcagtggttgagtgccgacctatgaaccagtcagtttgattcccag
Coding sequences within it:
- the LTA gene encoding lymphotoxin-alpha isoform X4 is translated as MPPPGHLSLRRGRGAPLLLLGLLLALPPAAQGLPDVGLSAAQTAHQHPQKHFAQGTLKPAAHLVGDPSARHALRWRASTDRAFLRHGFALRNNSLLVPASGLYFIYSQVVFSGQGCCPSASPAPIYLAHEVQLFSAQYRSHVSLLSAQKSVSPGPQGPWVRSVYQGAVFLLTRGDQLSTSTDGIDHLLLGPSTVFFGAFAL
- the LTA gene encoding lymphotoxin-alpha isoform X3 — encoded protein: MFFDSEIPLLRSNPAEIPQGAHRDILHGLLPAAAAPLSLCHGNKEQGWGDPLADSGLGTPLGFCRRGGGRRGVQGAPVEAEAAGRAGGRVAGGHRPAGRSPMPPPGHLSLRRGRGAPLLLLGLLLALPPAAQGLPDVGLSAAQTAHQHPQKHFAQGTLKPAAHLVGDPSARHALRWRASTDRAFLRHGFALRNNSLLVPASGLYFIYSQVVFSGQGCCPSASPAPIYLAHEVQLFSAQYRSHVSLLSAQKSVSPGPQGPWVRSVYQGAVFLLTRGDQLSTSTDGIDHLLLGPSTVFFGAFAL
- the LTA gene encoding lymphotoxin-alpha isoform X1, translating into MTASPMASTARRRRRERRFRRYLSAGRLARARALLQRHPGLDVDAGRPPPLHRACARHDAPALCLLLRLGADPARRDRHGNTALHAAARRGPGVEKHTGKVDPYAKLMVKLAFQVTGGSLHGLLPAAAAPLSLCHGNKEQGWGDPLADSGLGTPLGFCRRGGGRRGVQGAPVEAEAAGRAGGRVAGGHRPAGRSPMPPPGHLSLRRGRGAPLLLLGLLLALPPAAQGLPDVGLSAAQTAHQHPQKHFAQGTLKPAAHLVGDPSARHALRWRASTDRAFLRHGFALRNNSLLVPASGLYFIYSQVVFSGQGCCPSASPAPIYLAHEVQLFSAQYRSHVSLLSAQKSVSPGPQGPWVRSVYQGAVFLLTRGDQLSTSTDGIDHLLLGPSTVFFGAFAL
- the LTA gene encoding lymphotoxin-alpha isoform X2 gives rise to the protein MASTARRRRRERRFRRYLSAGRLARARALLQRHPGLDVDAGRPPPLHRACARHDAPALCLLLRLGADPARRDRHGNTALHAAARRGPGVEKHTGKVDPYAKLMVKLAFQVTGGSLHGLLPAAAAPLSLCHGNKEQGWGDPLADSGLGTPLGFCRRGGGRRGVQGAPVEAEAAGRAGGRVAGGHRPAGRSPMPPPGHLSLRRGRGAPLLLLGLLLALPPAAQGLPDVGLSAAQTAHQHPQKHFAQGTLKPAAHLVGDPSARHALRWRASTDRAFLRHGFALRNNSLLVPASGLYFIYSQVVFSGQGCCPSASPAPIYLAHEVQLFSAQYRSHVSLLSAQKSVSPGPQGPWVRSVYQGAVFLLTRGDQLSTSTDGIDHLLLGPSTVFFGAFAL